A segment of the Gemmatimonas sp. genome:
TTGAGACCGCCCGCATGGCGGATGGCGTCATTGAGCGTGCTGGCCTTGTCGATGCCTTGTGAGCCGGGCTGCCAGACATTGCCAGTGATGGTAATGCGGCCACGCACACGGTTCGAGACGCGCGGCACTTCCACCACGTCGCCGGCTTCGATCGGAATACGCACCGCGCTCGTGCCTCTCGCGGCGTCCGGCAGGCTCACATCGAGCACGATGCGATCGCTGCCCTCGGCCGTGCGCTGCGTGGGCGGCACGATGCGCTGAATGCGAATACGACGGCGTGAGGCGTCGTCGGTGAAGCCGCCGGCGGTCGCGACCAGCTCGTCGAGTGATTCGTTGGGGCGCAGCTCGTACGTAGCTGGACGCAGCACACCGCCACTCACGCGAACGCGGGCCCCGTGCGTGGGCACAAAGAGCACATCGCCATTCTCGAGACGGACATCGGCGCTGGCATCGCCGCGCAGCAGGTACTCGTACACATCGAAGCGCTGCACCGGTTTGCCGCGGCGGCGGATCTCCACCTGTCGCAACGAGCCGCGTTCACTCGGACCGCCGGCGGCGTAGAGCGCCGTGAGCGCGGTACCGGCGCTGGAGATGCGATAACTGCCGGGCTGCTGCACATCGCCGACCACGAACACCTGGTTGCTGCGCAACCGTGCCACACTGACCGAGAAGCGCGTACTGCTGCCGACGCCCGAGTACACGCGCTGCAGCCGCGAGCGCAGCAATATGTCGAGATCACCGAGCGTGAGATTGGCCACCGGCACGGTGCCGACGACGGGAATCACCACGAAGCCTTCGCGCGTGACGTCGAGGGTGTAGGCCGCTTCGACGTCGCCGCTCAGGATGAGGACCAGTTGATCGCCGGCACCAAGCTTGTAGGACGCGTCAACCGGACCGCCGGCGTTGGCGTCGAACACCGTGGTTGGCTGCGAGAAGAGTGCGTAGCCGAAGAGCGTGGTGCCGTCGGGCGCGTAGCTGGTGCCGAGTCGCGCGGCATCAGCATCGTTGCGTTCGGTCGTCGCGGGGAAAGGAGCAACCGCGCCGGGGGCGCCGGTGCGGCTCCCGCTGAGCACGATTCGGCGAAGCGCGGCGGCATCGGTCGAGTCGACGATGCCGAGCGCGCGCACCGCGTTGATCAGCGAATCGGAAGGCGGTGCGCTGGCGTTGGGGGTCGCTCCACCCATGACCTGTTCCAGCAACGACTCCGGGTAGCCCGCGGCGCGTAGGCGCGCCCGCAGCTGATCGGCGGAGAGGCCGGACGCCTGAATCCGCTGCCGCAGTTGCGCCACCAATTCGGGGCGGTTCTGCACCAGATCCTGTGCTTGGGCCGGGGTCGGGATGTTGGCTGGCAGCGACTGCGCATGCACAGGCTCGACATCGGCGCCGGCCATGATGCTCGCCGCGAGCACCAGAAGCACTCGTGAACGGGACATCTTCAAAGATTCTGATAAAGAGAAAGGTCGTTCGTCAGGGAAATGACGAACGACCTTCCGGGGCTGTAACAGTGCGTTGCCGAACCGTGACGGTCCGTCCTGGCGCTACGCGGGGATGAGCGTGAGATCGTACCGCGCGAAGGATTGGTCCCGCGAGATGACGACCAGCCCTTCCACCTGCGCCTGGGCGATCAGCATTCGATCGAAGGGATCCCGGTGATGCGACGGGAGGCGTGCCGCGGCCTCCGCGTGGCGGAAGAGGACCGGCAGCTCGGTAAACGCGGAGGCTTCGACCGCCGCGGCAATCGTTCTGGTGCCGCTGATCTTCCCGAGTGCGGTCTTGATGGCGATTTCCCAGGCGGAGGCACTACTGACCAGCACCTCGTCGGCACTTCGGATGGCCTTCATGGCGGCAGGCGACAGGCGCGCCCCGGAGTCCCACCAGATCAGGACATGGGTATCGAGGAGCACGCGCACGCGAGGTCACTCCGCCTCGAACGAGTCGAGCACGCCATCGGGCAGCGGATCGTCGAACCCACGCGCCACCTTCCACATGCCTTTCCCCTGGCCTGGCACTCGACGATGGCGGGTGTCCTCCATGGGCACGAGACGCGCCATGGGATGCCCGGACTTCATGATCACGATCTCTTCGCCGGCGGCGGCGCGATCAACGAGCGCGGAGAGCTGGGTTTTCGCGTCGTAGAGTGCGACGGATTCGCGAACGAGTTTTTTGGGCATCTGCGTCCTCGGGGCGTGAGGGGCTGCAATAACGAATCGTACTCGCTTTGACCAATTTGGTCAAGTATAGATAGCGCTACCGAAGTTTTTTGCGCCGTGTACAACGGCAACGCCGTCTCTTTTCCAGCTCACCAATCGAACGGTGGCGCCGCTCAGCCACTCGTCGTCGACGGGACCGCTTACGGCATCACGCGTCTGCGCTGTCAACGCAACCACTCTTCGCTGAATTCCAGGAAGTATTACGCTCTGCCGGGTCTCGGAGGACGAAGATTCGCCGAGCAAAACCGCCTCGCGGGTCGACGCACTCTGCAGGACGAGCATCAGCGGCGTCCCCAATTTGCCTTGCACGACTTGGACGTTATCTAAATCTTCCGGGCGAACCACGTCGCTAAAGCTGGCGTCGTAGTCGGCCGACATCGGCTTCTTTACCATCGAGAAGCGACGAAAGCCCTGCTCAACAAAAGCGCCGTCGTTGAATGGCGCGGTCGCGAGCTCGATTGGCGCAAAGTGATCCAGCGTGGCGTCCACGCGAATGTTGGTGACCGTCTCAGTCTGCAGTCGCCGCAGCTGTTCTGACGGGCGTGCCAACTTGGGAACGAAAACCTTTTTGCCACGCGCATCGATCGTGGCAACGGCCCCGTAGACGACGTCGGTTGGATCGATAATCAGTCGTGCAGAATGGCCCGTATTGATCGAACTCTCGCCTTTCCATTTGGTGCCTTCTCGAAGCGGAATAGCCGATCGGGTGTCGTCAACGTCTACCCGTCCAGACAGTCGCACGCGCACGCTGTCACCATCAGCAGAGAATGCGGTGAGGTGCGCCGAACGCAATGCATAGCGACCTCCCGCTGGTTGCTGCGCAATCGATGCCCGGATGGCCGGCAGCTTGAGAGCGCTACTTTCGCCAAACACGTCGTAATTGACAATTTCAATCTCGAAGGAAGGAAGACTGCTAATTGGACGTGTCGAGTGCGGTGTGCTCACCGCACTGCCAAAAGAGGTCAGGGTAGACCAGAGCATCACAAGTGATGTGAGCACGAGCAGCCAACGGCCAGACACTTTTCGCAGGAACACGAGCGCAATCAGCGCAGCCATCGCCAGTGCATTCATCGGCATCGCGAGTCGTGCGAACTGGGACGTCAGCTCAAATCCAAATCCGGACCACGCGCTTCCGATCAACAGCGTAGCGAGAATGGTGCCTACGAACAACAAGGCGCCAGATCTGAATCCCCGTGTCGAGGCGGCAACGAGTGACGCGATGGCGATCCACGTGACCCAATTGCGCACACTTTCCCCGAGTACGCTAGCAATCAGTGTCGACTGCAAACCGCGAGCGGCAAGTGCGAATCCGGCGGCAACAATCGGCAGCAGAACGAGCAAGAGTAAAATCGACATTGCCTTGGCGAGTAGCATGCCACGTGGGCTCACCGCATGACCGATTGCAAATCCTTCACGGCGGATCGGCGTGTCAATTTGCACGAGCGTCACCGCTGTGATCATCCCAATGGCGACCACGATATGGGGAAGCAGAAACTCAAGTGCTGGAATTGCGATCAGCTCGAGACCGACGGCAATCGAGACGGTCAATGCGATAGCGTACAGCGCGATCCACCACCGTACTCGTAGGAGATCGAATCGCACCAAGTGGAGTGCGTGCGCGATCGTGCTCATGCGCCCCCCACCGTGTTGCGCGTGCTTGGTGTCGCCAACGCCAGATACAACTCCCGTAGCGTGACCTCGTGTTCATCGACCGCCAGCAGCCCGCCGGGCACCACCTCAATCACCGCGTCACGCCCGATGCCGTCACCGAACACCGACACGCGCTGCCCTGACTGCTCCACGCGCACCCATGACTCGGGACGCGAAGCCGGCAGCGGCGCACCCGGCGCCAACGTGAACTCCAGCCGACGATAGCGCTCGCGCAGTTGCTCCAGTGGCGCCGACACATCGATGCGACCATCACGCAGAAATCCAACCCAGTCCACCATCATCTCGATCTCCGCGATGTCGTGCGTGCTTACCAGGATCGTCCATCCATGCTCGCCCGACGTCTCCAGCAGCCCGCGCACCAGCTCTTCCTTGACGCCGACGTCCATGCCGGTGAACGGCTCGTCCATCAGCAGCAGTCGAGGCCGCGAAGCCAGTGCACACAACAACGCCGCCTTCATGCGCTGCCCTCGCGACATGGTGCCGACCTTCTGCTTGGCATCGAGGTCGAAGCGACGACGCAGCTGCGTGGCGAGTTGCGCGTCCCACGTGGGATAGAGCGGCGCGCAGTACGCCTCCATCTGTTCCAGCCGCATCCACGTGGGCAGCTCCTGCCCTTCGGCCACGTACGAGAAGCGCTGCCGCTGCGCGAGTGACATGCTGCGCACGCTGTCGCCGAACAGCGAGACCGCGCCGGACTGCACACGCTCGATGCCTGCCAGTAGTCGCAGCAATGTGGTCTTTCCGGCGCCGTTGGCGCCAAGCAACGCGTACATCGCGCCCTCAGGGATCGTGAGATCCAGCCCTCCCAGCACAACCTTCCGTCCATACCGGTGCGAAAGCCCCTGCACCGTTACCACGTTCGATGATGTCATTGCAATCACTCCGACGTTGCCGCACGACGCGCGGCATCCTGTTGAGTTCCACCACTGAGTTGGCGCCATCGCGACGCCAGCGCTTGTGCCACGTCCTGCTCCTTAAGGCCAAGGCGCATGGCCTCCACCACCAGTTGCTCCACCGGCTTGGCCAGCAACGTCCTCTTGTCGGCGGCCGATGACTCGGCACCGACCGCCACCACCGTACCCACGCCCGGCAATACCTCCAGCACGCCATTCCGCACCAGTTCGGCCACCACTTTGTGGGCCGTATTCGGATTGATCTTCAGCACCTGACTGAGCTCGCGAACCGACGGAAAGGGCGATCCTGCCGGTAGCACGCCCGACACCACCGCCTTGGTAGCGGCATAAACCACCTGCCGATACGGCGACTCGCCGGGGACGAGAGTAATGGGAAACGGGAGCATAGTGTACTAGTTGTACTAGTACAGCTAAAAATCAAGACACGCCGTAGCTTCTCCTCCGTCCTCTCACACTCGGAGTTTCGATGTTCGCATTCCCGAGGCGCCCCCTCGCGATCGGTGCGCTCCTGCTCGCCGCTCCCGCCGTGGTGTTCGCTCAGTCGGCCAGCGGCAACGCCAGCGCTCGCACCGGCGCCCCGCGCCCCATTTCGCCGGCCGACATTTCGGCCTGGAAGTCCATCCGCGGCGCTGCCCTCTCTAACGATGGCGTCTGGTTCGCCTATACAGTCGCGCCCAACGAGGGCGACGCCGAGGTGGTGGTCCGTCAAACCACGACCGGTGGCAAAGAGCACCGCTTCCCGATTGGCGAAGCGCCGGCGGCAGCAGGTGGTCCGCCGGGCGGCAGCGGCAATGCCGCGCTGCAACTCTCCGGCGACGGCCAATGGGCCGCTATGCTGGTGTATCCCAAGGCGGCCGATCAGAAGCGCATGCGCCGCGAACGTCGCGCCGTGCAGTCGAAGCTCCGCCTGGTGAATCTGGCCACCGGTGAAGCGCGCGAGTTCGACAAGATCCGTCGCTTCTCATTTGGCGGTGACTCGCCGAAGTGGGTGGCGATGCAGGCGTATGCTCCCGAAGCCGGTGGCGGTGGTGGTGGTGGAGCTGGCGGCGGTGGTGGCTTGCCCGGCCCCGGTGCACCGGGCATGGGCGGCAACCCGATCGGCGGCGCCGCCGGTCGCGTGGAGGGCACCGACCTGCTGCTTCACGAGCTCGGCACCAACGCCAGCTTCAACGTCGGGAACGTGGGCGACTTCGCCTTCGATGACAAAGGTCGCTGGCTCAGCTACACCATCGACGCGCGCGATCAGCTCGGCAACGGCGTGCAGCTGCGCGACCTCGCCAGCGGCACCGTGAAGTCGATCGACGCCGGCAAGGCGTTGTACCGTCGCCTGGCGTGGACCGACAGCTTCCCGGCCTTCGCCTTTCTCAAGGGCACCGTCGACAGCGCGGCGACGGATACGACCTGGTCGGCCGCGGCGGTGTCTCGCGTAGGTTCGCCGACGCAGCAGATGATCACCGTCGGTCACGGCGGCACGGCGCCCCTCCCGAATGGCATGGAAGTGAGCCCCGAGCGCACACCGCGCTGGCTGGAGCAGATGGACGGCATCGCGATCGGCCTCCGCGTGGCCACACCACCGGTACCGAAGAGCGAACAGCTGGAAGACGACGATCGTCCGTCGCTCATTCTGTGGCATGGCAAGGACGCGCGATTGCAGTCGATGCAGATCGTGCAGGAGAATGCCGACAAGAGCTTCTCGTTCCTCGCCACGTACCTGCCCGCGACGCAGAAGGTCGTGCAGCTCACCGATAATGTGGTCCGCACCGGCACCCTCGGCGCGCGCGATCGCTACGTGCTCGGCACCGACAATCAAACGTACGAGCGTCAGAGCAGCTACGATGGCGTGCAGCGTCGCGACTTGTATCTGATCGATGCCCGCACCGGCACGCGCGTGCTGGTGAAGAAGGAACTGCGTGGTACGTCGTCGCTCTCCCCCGACGGCAAGGCGGTGCTCTTCTGGGACGACGGCAACTTCCACGCGTACGACGTGGCGACCAAGGCGATCGCCAACGTGACCGCGGGTGCGCCGGTGTCGTTCATCGACACCGAAGACGATCACAACGTGGACCGGCCGAGCACGAACATCGTGGGCTGGAGCAAGGACGGACGCTTCGCGCTCATCAGCGACAACTACGATGTGTGGCGCATCGGTATGGCGGGGAAGAGCTGGACGAACCTCACGGTGAACGGACGGGCCACGCGCACGCGTTACGCGCGCGTGATCAACACCGATCCGCGCGAGCGCAACATCGACCTCGCGAAGCCGGTGTACATGGCCGCCATGCAGGCGCTCACCAAGAAGGAAGCCATCGTGCGCATCGACCCGGCCAAGGCCGGCGCGGTGGCGATCACGGGCTGGCGCGATGCGCGTCATGCGCCGATGAAGGCGCGCGACGCCGAAGTGTGGGTGTCGTCGATTCAGACATCCACGCGGTTCGCAGATTACTGGCGCGTGAGCTTCGGTAACGGTGCCATCGCCGATTCCACGCGCTTGTCGGAGGCGAATCCGAATCTGAACGGCGTCGCGTGGTCGGCGGGGTCGCGCCTCGTGAGCTACGTGACGGAGAAGGGCGACTCACTGCAGGGTGCGTTGTATCTCCCCGCTGGGTACGAAGCAGGCAAGAAGTATCCGACGCTGGTGTTCATCTACGAACTGCAGTCGGATGCACTGAACAGCTTCTACTCGCCGAACTTCTCGAGCTCGCCGAACGCGCTCATCGGCGTACACAACTCACGCGGCTACGCCGTGTTCCTGCCGGACATCGTGTACAAGATCAACGATCCGGGCATGAGTGCGGTGTGGAGCGTCGTGCCGGCGGTGAAGGCGGCAATCAAAACGGGCATTGTGGACTCGGCCAACGTGGGCTTGCACGGTCACTCGTGGGGCGGCTACCAGACGGCGTTCCTGATTGGCCAGACCAACATCTTCAAGAGTGCCGTGGCGGGTGCGCCGCTTACCGATATGGTGAGCATGTACAGCTCGGTGTACTGGAACTCCGGCAGCACCAATCAGGGCATCTTCCAGAGTTCGCAGGGTCGCTTCAAGGGCAACTTTCTGGACAACAAGGACGCCTACGAGCGCAATTCGCCGAACCGCTTCGCCGACAAAGTGAAGACGCCGCTCATCATTTTGCATGATGACAAAGACGGCGCCGTCGATTTCAATCAAGGCATCACGTTCTACAATACGCTGCGTCAGCTCGACAAGGACGTGATCCTGCTGGAGTACGTGGGCGAGAATCACGGCTTGGCGCAGCTGAAGAATCGCAAGGACTACGACCTGCGACTGATGGAGTACTGGGACAGCTACCTGAAGGGTGAGAAGGCGCCCGAGTGGCTGGCCAAGGGCATTCCGCGATTGAAGCTCGAGGAGCATCTGCGCGAGCAGAAGAAGAAACTCGAGGGGAAGAAGATCGCGATGTGATCACACCGGTCGGCGCTACTTCACGTAGCGCCCGATCAGGTCGAAGCGGTTGCGAGGCCATTCCATGGCGTATGGGCCGGTGACGAGAAGTACTTCGTGGCCGGCCTTACTCACGTACCAGCGCTCCGGGTTTGGACCGGTGTGCAGCACCACACGCCAGCTCGGGACGTTTCCCCAGAGCGTGGAGACGACAGAGTCTCCCTGCACGCTCACGTTGATGGAGCGCGTTTTCTCGTAAATGGCCGGCGTAAGGTTGCGCGTCTGGCCGAGATTGATGTCAATGCTGCCGCGCCAGGTGGAATGCAGTGGCAGTGAACGGACAAGCAGGTGGAAGTACGACCGATCGGTGACGAGCAGTTGACCGGGTCGAATAGGGGTACGTGTCGAGAAGCGGAGAAAGCGGGGATTCGTCTTCTGCTCCAGTTCCTTGGGAAGGTGCACCACGTGGCTCTGCTCCAGTACCGTGTCTCCCGGCAATAGCTGCTGACGCACGCTTCCCGTGACGCTTTCGTTTCGACGCGCGATGAGACGCATGTCCGACCGGCGAATCCACGCCGTATCTTGGCGTGGGTATTGGCTCGAATTGAACGGCGACGATGTCACCACGCGCCACACCCGCACACCCTTGTACGTGGTATCACGAAACTCGATCGCCTCAGCATCGATCGGCATGTAGTCGTGATATGAACTCGCCGAGCTGCGCACGTAGCGTCGCGTGCCGGGCTTGACGGCCGTTGTGTCGAACTCGGTGATGGCGGGATAGGGCACCTCGGGTACGTCGGACGCCGACTGGGCGTAGGCGACGAGCGGCCACGGCGACAGCGCGCCGAGCGGTCTGTCGCTGGCCGGAGGTGGCGGGGCCTTCAACGCGGTGCTGGAATCGACGACCGTGGCGCGAGCCGCCACCGTCGGCGCGTTGGTGCGTGGCCAAAGTGCGAACGCCGCGATCGCGACTGTCGCGGCAACCGCCAGCGGCACCAGTCTTCGGGCGAGGCCGTTTGATTGCGCCACCACGTTTGTCGACTCGTGCGACAACAACACGCGCTCCTGGCGCGCACGTCGCTGCAGCGCGGCGCTCAAGAGCTCACCGGACGCGTCCATCGCGGGCGCCTCGGTGAACAACGCGTGCATCGATCGGATGTCACGCAGTCGCGATTGGCAGTTCGCACAGGCGTCGAGGTGGGCCGATGGCGCAGTGCCATCGTTGCCGGTTGCTTCGCCGCGTGCAACGCGTACCAGCAGCTCGTCGCTGAGGTGCCTGTCGAATGGGCTCATACCATATCTCCTAGCTGGCTTCGCAGCGCTTTGATGGCGCGCGACAGGCGGACTTCCGATGTGCCGGGCGTGATACCGAGCATCGATGCGATCGTGGCGTGCGAGTGTCCCTCGATGACGCGCAACACGAACACATGCCTCAGGTTCACCGACAGCGCTGCGAGGGCGCGCTCGATACGCGCCTCATCACCGGCCGGCTCCGGGCCGCTAGCCGCAATCGTGTGGGATTCGACACCGTGCGGTACTTCGCGTCGATTGCGCACGCGACGATGCATGCCGAGCGCGTGTCGGGTGGTCAGGCCGCGCAGCCAGGCGGCGAACAGTCCGCGCTCCTCGTATCGACGCAGCGCCTCGGGGAGACCGACGAACACATCCTGCACCACGTCTTCCGCATCGGCGCGCTCCCCAGTCAATCGAAGGGCCAGTAGCAGCAGGGCGCCCGCATGCTCGCGGTAGCAGGCCGTGATCGCGTCCGGGCTTCCCGCGCGCAGCTCGGCGAGCCATTCCGGGCCGGGCGCGCGCAGGGGCGGGTCGTGGGGTCTCAACATGGAGGGCATTAGAGCCGACGGAGATTGTGCGTGCATATCTGGACTATGCAGACAGTTGGGAAAAGCTTTCATTTGGCGCTGCGGCCCGGCGCCCGGGCGCCCCGAGTTCCGTCTGGATTCCGAATGTAAGCTTCCCCGCCCGCCGGGCATTGGTCCAATACTCATGAGCCATTCCGCCTCCTCCTCGCTTCCAGACCCCAACGGCCAGCGGCCGGCCACGCTGATCTCGCTGCCGGCTATCCGGGCGGGCGATCCCGATGCGCTGGCGGCCTGCTACCGGGCGCATGCGCCCGCGCTGATGGCGCTGGCGCTTCGGCTCACCGCGTCGCGGCAGGACGCCGAGGACATCGTGCACGATGTGTTCGTGGGGCTGCCTGAGGCGCTGGCTCGCTACGACGAACGTGGACAGTTCGGGGCGTGGATCGGTCGCGTGACCACCCGCGTGGCGCTCATGCGTCAGCGGCAAGTGCGGCAGCGCGGGGATGTTTCACTGGCTGGCATCGCGGAACCGGCCGCCAGTACACCCGAGGGCGATCCACTGCTGCAGGAGAAGGTGCTGCAAGCGCTCGCGACACTCACGCCGCCACTGCGGCATGTGTTCGTCTTGCGGGTGATCGAGGGCTATTCGCACGCGGAGATTGCGGGACTGCTCGAAATCTCCACCAACACGTCTGAAGTTCGGCTGCATCGCGCGGTGCAACAGCTGCGCCGCTTGCTGGAGGCTGTGGTATGAACCGCCGTGCACTCTTCACTGACGATCGGGATTTGGCGGCGCTCGTGCGCGACGCCACCATGCTCGCGCCCTCCAGCGCGCTGCTGGATCGTGTGCATGCCAGTCGGGCCGATGGCCTGCGCGTGATGCTGCCCAGCGGTGATGCCGCCGCCGTACCGGTATCGCCCATGGCAACGACGTCGGCGATCGATCAACTCTCCGTCGAGCAGCTCGCGGGTCGGGTGTGGATGATCGTCATCGCCGTCGCGGCCACCGTGGTGGCCGCAGTGACGTCGCTGTGGCCGCACGACACGGCGACAGACGCGCTGCCGACCACCGCGCGGGCGGTCCCACGCCAGGCGGCGCCGGCAAATGTCGCCCTTGCAGACTCCACGACAAACGCCGCGCCTTCGAGTCGCGAATCGCTGATGGACGGTCTCTCGCCGTGGCCGCGCGTGGCCTTTGCGCAATCGCCGGGGGCGACCGACCGCAACGCGCCGTATCCCGGATTGTCCACGGTCGATGTGTCGCGCCTGAAGCCCGGCCGTCGCAGCTATCTGCGCAGCGTTGGCAACGCGTTGCACAGCTTGCTGCCCTACACGACGTACACGGTCGAGCTCGACTCGGCGGTGCTCGAGAAGCAGCCCACGTGGTGTCTGGTCACGGTGACACAAACCTCGACGGGGCTCGCCGAGAACAGTGAGCGCAATGCGCAGTACGACACGGTGTGGCTGCGACGAAACGACTTACGTCCGATCCGGCGGTCGCACTACGCGGGCTTCCTGCGCATGCGACAGACGTTCACCGACAGTATGCTGGTGGAGACGGACTCGCTCATCGCGCCGCCCGGCAAGACGCTGCGCAACGGGATGACGCTCATGCCGTTTCGAAACGGGACGCTCCGAACACTCGACGCGAGTGTCCCGTTTGT
Coding sequences within it:
- a CDS encoding SLBB domain-containing protein, whose protein sequence is MSRSRVLLVLAASIMAGADVEPVHAQSLPANIPTPAQAQDLVQNRPELVAQLRQRIQASGLSADQLRARLRAAGYPESLLEQVMGGATPNASAPPSDSLINAVRALGIVDSTDAAALRRIVLSGSRTGAPGAVAPFPATTERNDADAARLGTSYAPDGTTLFGYALFSQPTTVFDANAGGPVDASYKLGAGDQLVLILSGDVEAAYTLDVTREGFVVIPVVGTVPVANLTLGDLDILLRSRLQRVYSGVGSSTRFSVSVARLRSNQVFVVGDVQQPGSYRISSAGTALTALYAAGGPSERGSLRQVEIRRRGKPVQRFDVYEYLLRGDASADVRLENGDVLFVPTHGARVRVSGGVLRPATYELRPNESLDELVATAGGFTDDASRRRIRIQRIVPPTQRTAEGSDRIVLDVSLPDAARGTSAVRIPIEAGDVVEVPRVSNRVRGRITITGNVWQPGSQGIDKASTLNDAIRHAGGLKSDTYLGRVIISRLRADSTREQIRATLRTDGTTTTPLSLQEDDEISVFSLTEFRAPKYVALSGAVRVPGQYPYRDGMTMRDLMIQAGGLLPSASLKEAEIARLPETRVPGQLAITFRVPLDSSYVLDSPAAETPNGDTRLSPYDNVLVLRQPDWQMQSTVTLTGEVQFPGTYALTSKTERLSDVIARAGGLTASAYSAGVAFHRAQNAVGRVGVDLPSVLQNPKDRDNLLLLDGDSVHVPRYNALVSVSGAVNSAVALPYEPGASLSSYIRAAGGATRNADAKRAYVVQANGKVETNHRYFLVIATHPKPRPGSRIIVPSRDPSDKRDVMQFLGTMTQVIGSLVTLAVVLSRTN
- a CDS encoding type II toxin-antitoxin system VapC family toxin, which produces MRVLLDTHVLIWWDSGARLSPAAMKAIRSADEVLVSSASAWEIAIKTALGKISGTRTIAAAVEASAFTELPVLFRHAEAAARLPSHHRDPFDRMLIAQAQVEGLVVISRDQSFARYDLTLIPA
- a CDS encoding type II toxin-antitoxin system prevent-host-death family antitoxin produces the protein MPKKLVRESVALYDAKTQLSALVDRAAAGEEIVIMKSGHPMARLVPMEDTRHRRVPGQGKGMWKVARGFDDPLPDGVLDSFEAE
- a CDS encoding ABC transporter ATP-binding protein, whose translation is MTSSNVVTVQGLSHRYGRKVVLGGLDLTIPEGAMYALLGANGAGKTTLLRLLAGIERVQSGAVSLFGDSVRSMSLAQRQRFSYVAEGQELPTWMRLEQMEAYCAPLYPTWDAQLATQLRRRFDLDAKQKVGTMSRGQRMKAALLCALASRPRLLLMDEPFTGMDVGVKEELVRGLLETSGEHGWTILVSTHDIAEIEMMVDWVGFLRDGRIDVSAPLEQLRERYRRLEFTLAPGAPLPASRPESWVRVEQSGQRVSVFGDGIGRDAVIEVVPGGLLAVDEHEVTLRELYLALATPSTRNTVGGA
- a CDS encoding GntR family transcriptional regulator; this encodes MLPFPITLVPGESPYRQVVYAATKAVVSGVLPAGSPFPSVRELSQVLKINPNTAHKVVAELVRNGVLEVLPGVGTVVAVGAESSAADKRTLLAKPVEQLVVEAMRLGLKEQDVAQALASRWRQLSGGTQQDAARRAATSE
- a CDS encoding prolyl oligopeptidase family serine peptidase; its protein translation is MFAFPRRPLAIGALLLAAPAVVFAQSASGNASARTGAPRPISPADISAWKSIRGAALSNDGVWFAYTVAPNEGDAEVVVRQTTTGGKEHRFPIGEAPAAAGGPPGGSGNAALQLSGDGQWAAMLVYPKAADQKRMRRERRAVQSKLRLVNLATGEAREFDKIRRFSFGGDSPKWVAMQAYAPEAGGGGGGGAGGGGGLPGPGAPGMGGNPIGGAAGRVEGTDLLLHELGTNASFNVGNVGDFAFDDKGRWLSYTIDARDQLGNGVQLRDLASGTVKSIDAGKALYRRLAWTDSFPAFAFLKGTVDSAATDTTWSAAAVSRVGSPTQQMITVGHGGTAPLPNGMEVSPERTPRWLEQMDGIAIGLRVATPPVPKSEQLEDDDRPSLILWHGKDARLQSMQIVQENADKSFSFLATYLPATQKVVQLTDNVVRTGTLGARDRYVLGTDNQTYERQSSYDGVQRRDLYLIDARTGTRVLVKKELRGTSSLSPDGKAVLFWDDGNFHAYDVATKAIANVTAGAPVSFIDTEDDHNVDRPSTNIVGWSKDGRFALISDNYDVWRIGMAGKSWTNLTVNGRATRTRYARVINTDPRERNIDLAKPVYMAAMQALTKKEAIVRIDPAKAGAVAITGWRDARHAPMKARDAEVWVSSIQTSTRFADYWRVSFGNGAIADSTRLSEANPNLNGVAWSAGSRLVSYVTEKGDSLQGALYLPAGYEAGKKYPTLVFIYELQSDALNSFYSPNFSSSPNALIGVHNSRGYAVFLPDIVYKINDPGMSAVWSVVPAVKAAIKTGIVDSANVGLHGHSWGGYQTAFLIGQTNIFKSAVAGAPLTDMVSMYSSVYWNSGSTNQGIFQSSQGRFKGNFLDNKDAYERNSPNRFADKVKTPLIILHDDKDGAVDFNQGITFYNTLRQLDKDVILLEYVGENHGLAQLKNRKDYDLRLMEYWDSYLKGEKAPEWLAKGIPRLKLEEHLREQKKKLEGKKIAM
- a CDS encoding sigma-70 family RNA polymerase sigma factor, encoding MLRPHDPPLRAPGPEWLAELRAGSPDAITACYREHAGALLLLALRLTGERADAEDVVQDVFVGLPEALRRYEERGLFAAWLRGLTTRHALGMHRRVRNRREVPHGVESHTIAASGPEPAGDEARIERALAALSVNLRHVFVLRVIEGHSHATIASMLGITPGTSEVRLSRAIKALRSQLGDMV
- a CDS encoding sigma-70 family RNA polymerase sigma factor codes for the protein MSHSASSSLPDPNGQRPATLISLPAIRAGDPDALAACYRAHAPALMALALRLTASRQDAEDIVHDVFVGLPEALARYDERGQFGAWIGRVTTRVALMRQRQVRQRGDVSLAGIAEPAASTPEGDPLLQEKVLQALATLTPPLRHVFVLRVIEGYSHAEIAGLLEISTNTSEVRLHRAVQQLRRLLEAVV